One Solanum lycopersicum chromosome 2, SLM_r2.1 genomic region harbors:
- the LOC101249601 gene encoding callose synthase 11-like, whose amino-acid sequence MNLRPRPPFTRGSGYDDAPPRQQQPRVEPFNIIPINNLLADHPSLRYPEVRAASAALRDIGDLRLPPFMPWRDTMDLMDWLGLFFGFQDDNVKNQRENLVLQLANSQMRLQPPSTAPDRLHYGVLRQFRQKLLKNYSSWCSYLGKKSQVRLPRRQNPEISRRELLYVCLYLLIWGEAANLRFVPECLCYIYHHMAMELNYILDGHIDENTGHPFVPYTCKQFGFLDKVVTPIYTTIKGEVERSRSGTAPHSAWRNYDDINEFFWSRKCFRRLKWPLDLSSAFLDTTVGRRVGKTGFVEQRTFWNIFRSFDRLWVMLILFFQAAVIVAWQGTDFPWQALERRDVQVQLLTIFITWAGLRFIQSILDAGTQYSLVTRDTMWIGVRMVLKSVVAVTWAVVFGVFYARIWIQKNSDRRWSFEANQRIFTFLKIALVFIIPELLALVLFILPWIRNVIENTDWPIFYLLTWWFHTRIFVGRGLREGLINNIKYTLFWIAVLASKFIFSYFFQIRPLLGPTRALLNLNNVKYKWHEFFGSTNELAAVLLWIPIVLIYLVDLQIWYTIYSSIAGGAVGLFSHIGEIRNIKQLRLRFQFFASALQFSLMPENQTVDAKDTLVHKLRNAIHRIKLRYGLGQPYKKIESSQVDATRFALIWNEIIITMREEDLVSDHELELMELPPNCWDIKVIRWPCFLLCNELLLALSHASELADAPDRWVWFRICKNEYRRCAVIEAYDSIKYLLLEIIKHNTEEHSIVTALFNDIDGCIHSEKFTKAYKMTLLPHIHEKLVFLIELLLRPEPDLRDMVGVLQALYEVSVREFPRVKKRTEQLMQEGLAPSNPDTNQGLLFENAIEFPDIQDAFFYRQLRRLQTILTSRDSMYNVPKNKEARRRIAFFSNSLFMNMPRAPQVEKMMAFSVLTPYYDEEVLFGKESLRSPNEDGVSTIFYLQKIYNDEWENFMERMRTEGMKDEREIWNTKAREIRLWASYRGQTLSRTVRGMMYYYKALKMLSFLDSASEVDIRHGSQRIVSLGSSNQNNHLNRDGPAMLQTSRKLHRSSSSVTLLFKGHEFGAALMKFTYVVTCQVYGSQKTKRDPRAEEILNLMKDNEALRIAYVDEVNLGRNEVEYFSVLVKYDQQLKQEVEIYRIKLPGPLKLGEGKPENQNHAIIFTRGDAVQTIDMNQDNYFEEALKMRNLLEEFKENYGLRKPTILGVRENIFTGSVSSLAWFMSAQETSFVTLGQRVLADPLKVRMHYGHPDVFDRFWFLSRGGISKASKVINISEDIFAGFNCTLRGGNVTHHEYIQVGKGRDVGLNQIAMFEAKVASGNGEQVLSRDVYRLGHRLDFFRMLSFFYTTVGFFFNNMIVVVMVYTFLWGRLYLALSSVEDYASKNATSNKALGSILNQQFVIQLGVFTALPMIVENSLEHGFLPAVWDFITMQLQLASLFFTYSMGTRAHFFGRTILHGGAKYRATGRGFVVQRKSFGENYRLYARSHFVKAIELGVILVVYASRSPLTKDTFVYIAMTISSWFLVVSWITSPFVFNPSGFDWLKTVYDFDDFMHWIWYNRGVFVKADQSWETWWYEEQDHLRTTGLWGKLLEIILDLRFFFFQYGIVYQLHITGGKTSIGVYLLSWIIMVAVVAIYIAIAYAKDKYAMKRHIYYRLVQLLVILVTVLVIVILLRFTLFTLFDLITSLLAFIPTGWGIIQIALVLRPFLQSTLVWGTVVSLARLYDMMLGLIVMAPLAFLSWMPGFQSMQTRILFNEAFSRGLQISRILTGKTS is encoded by the coding sequence ATGAATCTCCGGCCAAGGCCACCGTTCACGCGCGGTAGTGGTTATGATGACGCGCCGCCACGGCAGCAGCAGCCTCGTGTCGAGCCATTCAACATTATACCCATCAATAATTTGTTGGCTGACCATCCTTCTTTGAGATATCCAGAAGTACGTGCTGCTTCAGCTGCTCTGCGCGACATTGGGGATCTCCGGCTGCCGCCGTTCATGCCATGGCGTGACACCATGGACCTTATGGACTGGCTTGGGCTCTTCTTTGGGTTCCAAGATGATAACGTGAAGAATCAAAGGGAGAACTTGGTTCTCCAGTTGGCTAACTCTCAAATGCGCCTTCAACCTCCGTCTACCGCCCCGGACCGCCTTCACTATGGTGTTCTCCGGCAGTTCCGGCAGAAGCTATTGAAGAATTACTCATCTTGGTGTTCATATCTGGGGAAGAAGTCACAGGTTCGACTGCCGAGACGTCAAAATCCAGAAATTTCTCGTCGTGAACTCTTGTATGTATGTCTGTATTTATTGATTTGGGGTGAGGCTGCAAATCTCCGTTTTGTTCCTGAATGTTTGTGTTATATCTATCATCATATGGCTATGGAACTAAATTACATTCTTGATGGTCACATTGATGAGAATACTGGACACCCTTTTGTTCCTTACACTTGTAAGCAGTTTGGTTTCCTTGATAAAGTTGTCACTCCCATTTACACGACAATTAAAGGTGAAGTTGAGAGGAGTAGAAGTGGCACTGCCCCTCATTCAGCTTGGAGgaattatgatgatattaatgAGTTCTTTTGGAGTAGGAAGTGTTTTCGGAGGCTGAAATGGCCGCTTGACTTGTCAAGTGCTTTTCTGGATACTACTGTTGGTAGGAGAGTTGGTAAGACGGGGTTTGTGGAGCAGAGGACCTTCTGGAATATATTTAGGAGCTTTGATAGGTTGTGGGTGATGTTGATACTATTCTTTCAGGCTGCTGTTATTGTTGCTTGGCAAGGTACAGATTTTCCATGGCAAGCTTTGGAAAGGAGGGATGTGCAAGTGCAGTTGCTTACGATCTTCATAACTTGGGCTGGATTGAGGTTTATTCAGTCAATCCTTGATGCTGGAACTCAGTATAGTTTGGTTACCAGGGATACAATGTGGATAGGTGTGAGGATGGTCTTGAAAAGCGTAGTTGCTGTGACATGGGCAGTGGTGTTTGGGGTGTTCTATGCAAGAATTTGGATCCAGAAGAATTCTGATAGGAGGTGGTCATTTGAGGCTAATCAAAGGATCTTCACATTTCTTAAGATTGCTCTGGTGTTTATCATCCCAGAGTTGTTAGCTCTTGTTCTTTTCATTCTCCCATGGATACGAAATGTGATTGAAAACACAGACTGGCCAATATTTTACTTACTAACATGGTGGTTCCACACCAGGATTTTTGTGGGTCGCGGACTCAGGGAAGGGCTTATTAATAACATAAAGTACACACTGTTTTGGATTGCTGTATTGGCGTCCAAATTTATCTTCAGTTATTTCTTTCAAATAAGGCCACTGCTTGGTCCTACACGGGCtcttttgaatttgaataatgtgaagtacaaGTGGCATGAGTTCTTTGGTAGCACGAATGAGCTAGCAGCTGTTTTGTTGTGGATTCCAATTGTTCTTATTTATCTAGTTGACCTGCAGATCTGGTACACTATCTATTCTTCTATTGCAGGGGGAGCAGTTGGCTTGTTCTCACATATAGGTGAAATTAGGAACATTAAACAGCTCAGACTCAGATTCCAGTTCTTTGCAAGCGCATTGCAGTTCAGTCTGATGCCCGAAAATCAGACTGTTGATGCTAAGGACACCCTGGTTCACAAGCTTCGGAATGCAATACATCGGATTAAGTTAAGATATGGACTGGGACAGCCATACAAGAAGATTGAATCGAGCCAGGTGGACGCAACTAGGTTTGCCTTAATATGGAATGAGATCATCATAACTATGAGGGAGGAAGACCTCGTGAGTGATCACGAGCTGGAACTGATGGAGTTGCCACCGAACTGTTGGGATATTAAGGTTATTCGTTGGCCGTGTTTTCTCTTGTGCAACGAATTGCTTCTTGCTCTCAGCCATGCGAGCGAGCTGGCAGATGCACCTGATAGATGGGTTTGGTTTAGGATATGCAAGAATGAGTATAGGAGGTGTGCAGTGATTGAGGCTTATGACAGCATCAAATACTTGCTACTAGAGATCATAAAACACAACACTGAAGAGCATTCAATAGTCACTGCACTTTTTAATGATATTGATGGTTGCATTCATTCTGAAAAGTTTACTAAAGCCTACAAGATGACCCTCTTGCCACACATTCATGAAAAGTTGGTTTTTCTTATTGAGCTTTTGCTCAGGCCAGAGCCGGATTTGCGTGATATGGTCGGTGTATTACAGGCCTTGTATGAGGTGTCAGTTCGGGAATTTCCAAGGGTGAAGAAGAGAACAGAACAACTGATGCAGGAAGGTCTTGCTCCATCAAATCCAGATACCAATCAGGGGCTTCTTTTTGAAAATGCGATTGAGTTTCCTGATATCCAAGATGCTTTCTTCTATAGGCAGCTGCGCCGTTTGCAGACAATTCTGACTTCCAGAGATTCAATGTACAATGTTCCAAAAAATAAGGAAGCGAGACGGCGTATTGCTTTCTTCAGTAACTCTCTTTTTATGAATATGCCAAGAGCTCCCCAGGTAGAGAAGATGATGGCCTTTAGCGTCTTGACCCCTTACTATGATGAGGAAGTTCTGTTTGGCAAAGAAAGTCTTAGGAGTCCAAATGAAGATGGAGTATCCACCATATTTTATCTGCAGAAGATTTACAATGATGAGTGGGAGAATTTCATGGAACGTATGCGTACAGAAGGAATGAAGGACGAGAGAGAGATATGGAACACCAAAGCAAGGGAGATTCGTCTCTGGGCGTCGTACAGGGGGCAGACTCTGTCCCGCACTGTAAGAGGCATGATGTACTATTACAAGGCTCTCAAGATGCTTTCGTTCCTTGATTCTGCTTCAGAGGTTGATATAAGGCATGGCTCACAAAGAATTGTTTCACTTGGTTCATCGAACCAAAATAATCACTTGAATAGGGATGGCCCTGCCATGTTACAAACTTCTCGAAAACTTCACAGATCGAGTAGCAGTGTCACCCTTCTCTTCAAAGGACACGAGTTTGGTGCTGCTTTAATGAAATTCACTTATGTGGTGACATGCCAGGTGTATGGTTCTCAGAAGACGAAGCGTGATCCACGTGCTGAGGAGATCCTAAATCTGATGAAGGACAATGAGGCTCTCCGAATTGCTTATGTGGATGAGGTTAACTTGGGAAGAAATGAAGTAGAATACTTTTCTGTTCTAGTGAAGTATGATCAACAACTGAAGCAAGAAGTGGAAATTTATCGCATAAAGTTGCCTGGTCCTCTGAAACTTGGGGAGGGTAAGCCGGAGAATCAGAACCATGCCATTATCTTCACCAGAGGTGATGCAGTTCAAACTATAGACATGAATCAAGACAATTACTTTGAAGAGGCACTTAAGATGCGGAATCTATTGGAGGAATTCAAGGAGAATTATGGTCTAAGGAAACCCACCATTCTGGGAGTTCGTGAAAATATCTTTACTGGTTCTGTATCATCTCTTGCTTGGTTCATGTCTGCTCAGGAGACAAGTTTTGTGACTCTGGGGCAACGTGTTCTTGCCGATCCTCTCAAGGTACGGATGCACTATGGTCATCCAGATGTCTTTGATAGGTTTTGGTTCTTGTCCAGAGGTGGCATCAGCAAGGCTTCCAAGGTGATTAATATAAGTGAGGATATATTTGCTGGATTCAATTGTACCTTGCGAGGTGGCAATGTTACCCACCATGAATACATACAAGTGGGTAAGGGAAGGGATGTTGGATTGAATCAGATAGCCATGTTTGAGGCTAAGGTTGCTAGTGGTAATGGTGAACAAGTTTTGAGCAGAGATGTTTACAGGTTGGGTCATAGACTAGATTTCTTTCGCATGCTTTCATTCTTCTACACAACTGTTGgcttcttcttcaacaacatGATAGTGGTGGTAATGGTCTATACATTTTTATGGGGGCGCCTTTATCTTGCACTCAGTAGTGTTGAGGATTACGCCAGCAAAAATGCCACCAGCAACAAAGCACTTGGTTCAATTTTGAATCAGCAGTTTGTTATCCAGCTTGGTGTGTTCACTGCCCTCCCTATGATTGTCGAGAACTCTTTGGAACATGGTTTTCTTCCGGCAGTCTGGGATTTTATAACTATGCAACTGCAGCTTGCCTCACTATTTTTCACATACTCAATGGGAACCCGGGCGCATTTCTTTGGAAGGACCATTCTACATGGCGGAGCTAAGTATCGAGCAACTGGACGTGGTTTTGTTGTGCAGCGCAAGAGCTTTGGTGAGAACTATCGACTGTATGCTCGCAGCCACTTTGTCAAAGCAATCGAACTTGGAGTGATTCTGGTTGTTTATGCTTCACGCAGCCCCTTGACTAAGGATACCTTTGTGTATATAGCTATGACTATATCAAGTTGGTTCCTTGTTGTGTCATGGATAACATCTCCCTTTGTGTTCAATCCCTCTGGGTTTGACTGGTTAAAAACTGTGTATGACTTTGACGATTTCATGCATTGGATTTGGTACAATCGAGGAGTTTTTGTAAAAGCAGATCAAAGTTGGGAGACATGGTGGTATGAAGAACAGGACCACTTGAGAACTACTGGTCTCTGGGGAAAATTGCTTGAGATTATTTTAGATCTtcgttttttcttctttcaatatGGAATTGTGTATCAGTTGCACATTACTGGTGGTAAAACCAGTATTGGTGTTTACTTGCTGTCTTGGATTATTATGGTCGCCGTTGTGGCAATTTACATTGCCATTGCATATGCAAAGGATAAATATGCCATGAAGAGGCACATATATTATCGGCTGGTGCAGTTGCTTGTCATTCTAGTCACGGT
- the LOC101249322 gene encoding probable 2-carboxy-D-arabinitol-1-phosphatase: protein MMTSRVIFTIPYFSFPSISNKSPYPKLIPDTSAPICYAICCSTSTPGLPVTTEILRNDTPLTGGAFDFENATTSLTKRVLASPKKVTIVRHGLSSWNEESRVQGSSNLSILSEKGTMQAERCKMALSDIHFDQCFSSPISRAKTTAEIIWKGKEEPLVFLDSLKEAHLFFLEGMKNEDAKRIYPKEYTTWREDPSKFCVDGVYPLQKLWGRAHEAWEEILLTPGEHFLVVTHKSILRALICTALGLGPERFRSVDINNGGLCVFKFNKEGEAMLQSLNMTAHMYTDHVYHY, encoded by the exons ATGATGACTTCAAGGGTTATTTTTACTATTCCTTATTTCTCTTTTCCATCCATTTCCAATAAATCCCCATACCCTAAACTAATTCCTGATACATCTGCTCCCATTTGTTATGCTATTTGTTGCTCAACTTCAACTCCTGGATTACCAGTTACAACAG AAATACTTAGGAATGATACTCCTTTGACTGGTGGAgcatttgattttgaaaatgcCACTACTTCTCTAACTAAAAGAGTGTTAGCTTCACCGAAGAAAGTTACTATTGTACGCCATGGGCTCAGCTCTTGGAATGAAGAAAGTAGAGTTCAG GGAAGCTCAAACTTATCTATACTCTCTGAAAAAGGAACAATGCAAGCAGAAAGATGCAAGATGGCCTTGTCCGATATACACTTTGACCAATGTTTCTCTAGTCCGATATCACGCGCCAAG ACGACCGCTGAAATCATATGGAAAGGGAAGGAAGAGCCTCTGGTTTTTCTTGATTCCCTGAAGGAAGCCcatctattttttcttgaaGGCATGAAAAATG AGGATGCTAAGCGCATATATCCAAAGGAGTATACAACTTGGAGAGAAGATCCATCTAAGTTTTGTGTAGATGGTGTATATCCTCTTCAAAAACTGTGGGGAAGAGCACATGAAGCATGGGAAGAAATTTTATTGACACCG GGAGAGCACTTTTTGGTTGTGACACACAAATCTATTTTACGAGCATTGATCTGCACAGCTCTTGGACTAGGACCAGAACG GTTTCGTTCAGTGGATATAAATAATGGAGGATTATGTGTATTCAAATTCAACAAAGAAGGAGAAGCCATGCTTCAATCCCTGAACATGACAGCACATATGTATACTGATCACGTCTACCACTATTAA
- the LOC101249038 gene encoding CASP-like protein 1C1, giving the protein MTLANRITIFLLRLLALGASVAATIIMVTSHDSAQVLGMTFEAKFANTPTFKYFVGVNILASGYSLIVLFFPTKKMLGRILLITDILMTLLLDSSISACLAIAQVGKKGNTHAGWLPICGQVPKFCDRVTGSLIAGFAAAILYFLLLLFSFRNVLNLYTLKA; this is encoded by the exons ATGACTTTGGCAAATAGGATTACTATATTTCTGCTTAGGCTTTTGGCCTTGGGGGCTAGTGTTGCAGCCACTATTATTATGGTCACTAGCCATGACTCTGCTCAAGTTTTGGGCATGACCTTTGAAGCCAAATTTGCTAACACACCGACATTCAA GTACTTTGTTGGAGTGAATATACTAGCAAGTGGTTATTCCCTCATAGTTCTCTTTTTCCCTACCAAGAAGATGCTGGGACGCATTCTGCTTATTACAGATATA CTTATGACATTGCTTCTGGACTCGAGCATATCAGCATGTTTGGCAATAGCTCAAGTGGGGAAAAAGGGAAATACTCATGCAGGTTGGCTACCAATTTGTGGCCAAGTTCCAAAATTCTGTGACCGTGTGACCGGATCTCTTATTGCTGGCTTTGCAGCTGCTATactctattttcttcttcttcttttctcttttcgcAATGTTCTTAATCTTTACACACTCAAAGCTTAG